One Streptomyces drozdowiczii DNA segment encodes these proteins:
- a CDS encoding DUF6292 family protein — MREFKNSRPGRGAGGGRRTGSGDVVPRDQLQPRIAELLDANPAVTVGDVVDALGVVFPTAQAGLVRVRGRRIADLVEAEPELTAAQAAERLGFPKATRKGAVAAAEAELHARSALPYLQNVADVLARAGVAEPVQVEVRQLAGGHLAAAVPLAAGQGAPALVWDERFGWRTATSRRHPIGKDAGTRPEGEGIHYLASGTHPDPEVLIGSLAKVGAQR, encoded by the coding sequence GTGCGCGAGTTCAAGAACTCCAGGCCGGGCCGCGGCGCCGGGGGCGGGCGGCGTACGGGCAGCGGTGACGTGGTCCCACGGGACCAGTTGCAGCCGCGGATCGCCGAACTCCTCGACGCGAACCCGGCGGTCACGGTCGGCGACGTCGTCGACGCCCTGGGCGTCGTGTTCCCCACCGCGCAGGCCGGTCTCGTCCGAGTCCGCGGCCGGCGCATCGCCGACCTGGTCGAGGCCGAGCCGGAGCTGACAGCCGCACAGGCCGCCGAGCGCCTCGGCTTCCCGAAGGCCACCCGCAAGGGCGCGGTCGCCGCAGCTGAGGCGGAGCTCCATGCGCGCAGCGCCCTGCCGTACCTGCAGAACGTGGCAGACGTACTGGCCCGGGCCGGGGTGGCCGAGCCCGTCCAGGTCGAGGTCCGCCAGCTGGCGGGCGGGCACCTGGCTGCCGCCGTTCCGCTCGCCGCGGGGCAGGGCGCGCCGGCTCTTGTGTGGGACGAGCGGTTCGGGTGGCGTACCGCGACCAGCCGCCGCCACCCCATCGGCAAGGACGCTGGCACTCGCCCGGAAGGAGAGGGGATTCACTACCTCGCCTCCGGTACGCACCCGGATCCGGAGGTCCTGATCGGCTCGCTTGCGAAGGTCGGCGCGCAGCGCTGA